In Rattus rattus isolate New Zealand chromosome 9, Rrattus_CSIRO_v1, whole genome shotgun sequence, a genomic segment contains:
- the LOC116909841 gene encoding testis-expressed protein 19.2 isoform X2, with translation MCPPVSVRHGAKGMSCLYGAWLYQLVHGEQMKICFACFKAAFLVVKNMLEMGDWEEEVWDAEPMELSEAGSEPEEWPGLSWGEGQGHTPHGISASASTGSGAQGPQPVPTELGPQEAVPLDLGPEDAEWTQALPWRFDGLSPCSHWLIPPLSWWDIFNASPSPGQPVLLELSPTWPMDPLEAEAWLVDLKFVFLLGGFDAICYMLSMTPCWAVRTRVQRWQVLLDPGEVRVAQLQNAPEQQDLHRWKLSILESSELGVELVPADCSLRKGGFKVHSYLPWHNSTPEAWNREPGERLLVIEVVSLRELPCFRSPSPEPHN, from the exons ATGTGTCCCCCAGTCAGTGTTCGCCATGGGGCCAAGGGCATGTCCTGCCTCTATGGAGCCTGGCTGTACCAGCTTGTCCATGGAGAACAAATGAAGATCTGTTTTGCTTGCTTCAAGGCAGCTTTCCTGGTCGTTAAGAACATGCTGGAGATGGGAGACTGGGAAGAGGAAGTGTGGGATGCTGAGCCCATGGAACTCTCAGAGGCAGGATCTGAGCCAGAGGAGTGGCCTGGGCTTAGCTGGGGAGAGGGCCAAGGTCATACGCCACATGgcatctctgcctctgcctctacaggTTCTGGGGCTCAA GGACCCCAGCCTGTGCCCACTGAGCTGGGGCCTCAGGAAGCTGTACCCCTGGATCTGGGCCCTGAGGATGCGGAGTGGACCCAGGCCCTTCCCTGGAGATTTGATGGCCTTTCTCCCTGCTCGCACTGGCTCATCCCTCCTTTGTCCTGGTGGGATATTTTCAATGCGAGCCCATCTCCCGGGCAACCTGTATTGTTGGAATTGAGCCCCACCTGGCCCATGGACCCTTTGGAAGCAGAAGCTTGGTTGGTAGACCTGAAGTTCGTTTTCCTTTTGGGTGGCTTTGATGCCATTTGCTACATGCTGTCAATGACTCCCTGCTGGGCTGTGAGAACCCGTGTCCAGCGCTGGCAAGTGTTGCTGGACCCTGGTGAGGTAAGAGTGGCCCAGCTGCAGAATGCACCTGAACAGCAGGATCTGCATCGCTGGAAGCTGAGCATCCTGGAGTCCTCAGAGTTGGGGGTGGAGCTGGTGCCTGCCGACTGCAGCCTGCGAAAGGGAGGCTTCAAGGTGCACTCTTATTTGCCATGGCACAATAGCACCCCAGAGGCCTGGAACAGGGAGCCAGGGGAGAGGCTCCTTGTCATAGAAGTTGTATCTCTGAGGGAGTTGCCCTGCTTCCGTTCCCCTTCCCCTGAGCCACACAACTAA
- the LOC116909841 gene encoding testis-expressed protein 19.2 isoform X1, with translation MCPPVSVRHGAKGMSCLYGAWLYQLVHGEQMKICFACFKAAFLVVKNMLEMGDWEEEVWDAEPMELSEAGSEPEEWPGLSWGEGQGHTPHGISASASTGSGAQAPGLVGTEGTGQGPQPVPTELGPQEAVPLDLGPEDAEWTQALPWRFDGLSPCSHWLIPPLSWWDIFNASPSPGQPVLLELSPTWPMDPLEAEAWLVDLKFVFLLGGFDAICYMLSMTPCWAVRTRVQRWQVLLDPGEVRVAQLQNAPEQQDLHRWKLSILESSELGVELVPADCSLRKGGFKVHSYLPWHNSTPEAWNREPGERLLVIEVVSLRELPCFRSPSPEPHN, from the coding sequence ATGTGTCCCCCAGTCAGTGTTCGCCATGGGGCCAAGGGCATGTCCTGCCTCTATGGAGCCTGGCTGTACCAGCTTGTCCATGGAGAACAAATGAAGATCTGTTTTGCTTGCTTCAAGGCAGCTTTCCTGGTCGTTAAGAACATGCTGGAGATGGGAGACTGGGAAGAGGAAGTGTGGGATGCTGAGCCCATGGAACTCTCAGAGGCAGGATCTGAGCCAGAGGAGTGGCCTGGGCTTAGCTGGGGAGAGGGCCAAGGTCATACGCCACATGgcatctctgcctctgcctctacaggTTCTGGGGCTCAAGCACCAGGCCTTGTAGGGACAGAGGGGACAGGGCAGGGACCCCAGCCTGTGCCCACTGAGCTGGGGCCTCAGGAAGCTGTACCCCTGGATCTGGGCCCTGAGGATGCGGAGTGGACCCAGGCCCTTCCCTGGAGATTTGATGGCCTTTCTCCCTGCTCGCACTGGCTCATCCCTCCTTTGTCCTGGTGGGATATTTTCAATGCGAGCCCATCTCCCGGGCAACCTGTATTGTTGGAATTGAGCCCCACCTGGCCCATGGACCCTTTGGAAGCAGAAGCTTGGTTGGTAGACCTGAAGTTCGTTTTCCTTTTGGGTGGCTTTGATGCCATTTGCTACATGCTGTCAATGACTCCCTGCTGGGCTGTGAGAACCCGTGTCCAGCGCTGGCAAGTGTTGCTGGACCCTGGTGAGGTAAGAGTGGCCCAGCTGCAGAATGCACCTGAACAGCAGGATCTGCATCGCTGGAAGCTGAGCATCCTGGAGTCCTCAGAGTTGGGGGTGGAGCTGGTGCCTGCCGACTGCAGCCTGCGAAAGGGAGGCTTCAAGGTGCACTCTTATTTGCCATGGCACAATAGCACCCCAGAGGCCTGGAACAGGGAGCCAGGGGAGAGGCTCCTTGTCATAGAAGTTGTATCTCTGAGGGAGTTGCCCTGCTTCCGTTCCCCTTCCCCTGAGCCACACAACTAA